AGCGACCCGAACGGCGGTCGAACTGGACGACTACAGCGTCAGCGAGGCCGGCGAGCAGGTCGTGGTCACGTTCGAGTACACAATGGGTGGTGAACAGGAAGCCGCGGATGTCGCCAAGACCTTTGTCGAGTATGTCGAGGGGACGTACGTCGAAGGCGTCATCCCCGGTTACGACTACGTCGGCGTCGTCGCTGACCTGCTCAATTCGGCGAGTACCGGTGGGAGCGAGGGCACGCGCGGCGGGACGCCGCTGTAGCTGTAC
The Haloarcula sp. CBA1129 genome window above contains:
- a CDS encoding DUF5813 family protein yields the protein MTDVPDDVAEAFDRHDALVPAGDSYAVETTNFDGRVTATEGAEWRTNYEVTVKAPSLQAATSDEVGAAVIEGWFETLERRLEDAPKATRTAVELDDYSVSEAGEQVVVTFEYTMGGEQEAADVAKTFVEYVEGTYVEGVIPGYDYVGVVADLLNSASTGGSEGTRGGTPL